GGCATTTCTTTCATTGGAAACAAAATGGACAGAAAAAGAAATTGGTTTTCAGGTAGAATTGGAGGAAGTTAAATATACTGGGAATGAAGGACTTTTTATGCATATCTGGATAAATCTTTTGGATAATGCGATTAAGTTCAGCCCTTCAAAGGGGACAATTACGATGTTTCTGAAACAAGAACAGGATTCTGTTAAGTTCATTCTGGAAGATGAAGGACCAGGAATAGAGGATGATGTAAAATCCAGAATATTTGACAAGTTCTATCAGGTAGATGGATCTCATAAAGCAGAAGGAAATGGCCTAGGTCTTGCACTTGTAAAACGGATTGTAGATAGTGCCGGAGGAACAATCAAAGCAGAAAACCGTGAATATGGTGGATGCAGATTTGTTATAGAGCTGCCAAAGCAGAAAGATGAGATTATATAGTTTTAAGATAAATTAGAAGATGGGAGGATTTATATGACATTTTATCAGGAGTTGCAGTTAAATCAGGCAGGTTCTAAAAACCTGTTGAAAAAGAGTGAAACACTAAAAGAAAAATTATATCATATATGGGTATATCTGGTGAAGGTAGCTGTTACAATGGCATTTTGTTTTTTCTTTGTTAGTATTTTCAGCATCCTATTTGGAAATGAGAACAGCATTGTAGGTGTAGTAGTCTTATTATGTCTCATGGTGTTTAGAAATGCGGATCTGGGGATCCACACCGGACAATCTATGATGCTTTTGGCTTTGTTCTTTGTAATTATGACTGTATGTCCGCATTTAGCAAATCAGTTTTCACCGGTATTGGGAATGCTGTTAAATATTGCGGCACTGGCTGTGTTGATTCTGTTCGGATGCCATAATCCATTCATGTTTAATCAATCTACATTGGTTCTTGGGTATCTGCTGCTATATGGTTATGATGTTACAGGAAAAAGCTATCAGATGCGATTAGTCGGAATGGCTTTAGGTGCAGCACTTACCTGTTTCGTATTTTATCGAAATCATAAAAACAGAACTTATAAAAGAAATCTGAAAGATCTAATACAAGAATTTGATATCACTTCTTCCAGAACAAAATGGCAGATATGTCAGATTTTATGCGTACCGATTGTCCTTTGCATTGCAGAACTTTGTAATATGCCACGTGCAATGTGGGCTGGTATTGCGGCCATGTCCGCGATTTTGCCGTTTATGGAAGATATGCACTACAGAGTCCGTAAAAGGATTGTCGGAAATATTGCAGGTGTTATATGTTTTACAGTATTATATTTTCTGCTTCCTTCGTCAATCTATGCATATATAGGAATTCTTGGTGGAATCGGTGTAGGATTTTCAGCACAATATGGCTGGCAGGCAGTATTTAACACATTTGGTGCTTTAGCCATTGCTGCAGAGACTTATGGACTACAAGGAGCGGTTAGTCTTAGAGTGATTCAAAATGTTTTTGGTGTTGTGTTTGCTTTAGCATTTTGTGTTATATTTTATTGGTTTATGTCTAAAAAAAAGGAAAGTGAGGTGACCGTACATGCAGAGTGAAGTGAATCAGGAAGAAAATTTGAATAGAATTATTACGGTTCCTAATCTTCTTTCTTTTTTTCGGCTTTGTCTGATTCCGGTAATTATATGGAGTTATTGTGTAAAGAAAAATCCTCTGTTAGCTGGTGAAATCTTATTGCTGTCTGGTCTTACGGATCTTGCTGATGGATATATCGCAAGAAGATTCCATAGGATTAGTAATTTAGGAAAAATACTTGATCCGGTGGCTGATAAGCTGACACAGGCAGCGACGTTAATCTGTCTGTTTACTCGTTTTCCGCATGTGCTTCTTTTAATCGTAATAATGGCAGGTAAGGAGCTGTATATGGTAGTCAGTGGATGTCTTGTGATACGAAAGACAGGAAAAGTACATGGTGCAGACTGGCATGGAAAGATAGTAACTTTTTTATTATATGGAACTGCAGCGGTGCATATTATATGGTTCCACATTACACCGATGGTATCAGATCTGTTGATTGGTTTGTGCGCTATAATGATGGCCATATCGGTCGCTCTGTATATTATCCAGAATACCAGGACTCTTAAGGGAGAGACTGTATAAGCAATTTTATATTGCAATGACTAGAAAAATATTTAGGAGAAGATAGATATAAACAGTAAGTCAAACACACAAACTATGGAGTCTTTAGTCGGTTTAATAAAATTTTAGATAGAAAATAAATCATTATAAAAAGGGGCTGTCGCATTAATGATTGAACCGCTCCCTTCTAGGTAGACAAGTGAAATAATAAAAACTTGTCACTTAGGAGGGAGCATATTTTATGTCTAAAAGAAAAGTATCTGTTGAGAATAAGATATATGCTGTAAATCTATATCTGGATGGAAAAGAAAGCCAACAACGAATTGCCCATATGTTTGATGTAAGTCTCGCATCTGTCCAACAATGGATTCGAAACTATGAATCTATGGGAGCAAATGCATTTACATTGAAAGGGAATAAAAAATATTCCAAAGAATTGAAACAGCAAGCAGTCTTAGATTATTTAGCAGGCTATGGTTCTCAAGATGATATCTGCAAAAAATATGGAATCCGTTCAAAAGGTAAGTTACAATCTTGGATAAAGAAGTATAATGGTCATGAAGAATTAAAATCTTCTGGAACAGGAGGAAGCATTATCATGACCAAAGGAAGAAAAACCACTTTTGAAGAACGGGTTGAAATAGTACAGTATTGTATCGCACATGATCGTAATTATGCCCAAACAGCAGAACAATACCAGGTGTCCTATCAACAGGCTCGCAATTATATAGTCAAATATGAAGCTGGTGGAGTGGAAGCTTTAAGAGATAACCGTGGCAAACGAAGACGTCCCGATGAGATGAGTGAATTAGAAAAGCTGCGTGCTGAAGTTAAAATTTTAAAAGCAGAGAAAGAACGTGCTGAAATGGAGGCATCTTTTTTAAAAAAACTCGAAGAAATAGAGAGGAGGCGGGGCTAAGCCTGGTCCGTCATGAACATATATATCAGGCAATCAAAGAAGAACACAAAGAACATAATTATCCAATCGCTGCACTTTGTAAACTTGGTAATGTTTCTAGAGCAGCTTATTATAAATGGCTACACAGAGAAATTCCTAAAAGTGAACAAAAGAATAAGTTTATTGCCGACGAGATAGAAAAGATTCATACAGACTCACCGGATAAAGGCTATCGAAGGATCAGAGATGATCTGGAACGATATCATGGTATTGATGTAAACGATAAACGTGTGCTACGCATTTGCCGTAAACTTAATATAAAATCAACTATCAAGTATTCTAACAACGGATGCACAAGACAGGCTGCAAACCCTCAGTATATAGCTGAAAACATACTTAATCGGGAGTTCACCGCCAAAGCACCAAATGAAAAATGGCTCACTGATGTGACAGAATTCCATTATTATATTGGGATGGAAAAGCATAAAGTTTATCTAAGTGCAATACTGGATCTATATGATAGACGAATTGTTTCGTATGTTATTCGTGATAAGAACAACAATGCTTTGGTGTTTGATACGGTAGATAATGCTTTACTTAGAAATCCTGGTGCGCAGCCACTGTTTCACAGTGACAGGGGATTCCAATATACGAACAGGACATTTCATATAAAACTTGTAAATGCTGGAATAACACAAAGCATGTCGCGAGTTGCTAAATGTATCGACAATGGACCAATGGAAGGCTTTTGGGGAATTCTGAAGAGAGAGCGATACTATGGAAAACGATTCACCGATAGAGATACTCTCGAAAAAATGATCGAAGATTATATAGATTACTACAACAATAAACGCTTGCAAAGGAATCTCGGAATTTTAACGCCAATGGAAAAACACGAAATTTACTTGCAAGCTGCATAAAAACTGCCAGCAGATAAATTTCTACTGGCAGGAAAAATTTATATTTTTTCAATTGTCTACTTGACGGGGAGCGGTTCACACTTAATGCGACAGCCCCATTTTTATTTTTGTTAGGCTTTAAGCCTGTTCAGCACAGTGGAGTTTCTCAGAAGAGAAACGGAACTTTGATGAACAAATAAACCACCGGCTAGGCCGGTGAGTCAGCATTGCTTAAGCTTACAGTAAAAAACCTCCAGTGATATAATTATGTTGGTTCGCCAACCACATAAAATCAAAGGAGGTTATCCAAATGGATATAAACAGTTTAGCACATACGAAATGGAATTGTAAGTATCATATTGTTTTTGCACCAAAATATAGAAGAAAAGTAGCGTATGGGAAGATGAAACAGGATATTGCGAATATTTTAAGTATGCTATGCAAAAGAAAAAGTGTAGAAATAGTAGAGGCAGAGATATGCCCAGACCATGTGCATATGCTTGTAAAGATACCACCAAGTTTAAGTGTTTCAAGTTTTGTAGGGTATTTGAAAGGAAAAAGTACACTTATGATCTTCGAACGCCATGCAAATTTAAAATACAAATATGGAAATCGCCATTTCTGGTGCAGAGGATATTACGTAGATACTGTAGGGAAAAATGCAAAGAAGATACAAGAATATATTCAAAATCAGTTACAAAATGATTTAGAGTATGATCAGATGACATTAAAAGAGTATATTGCCCCGTTTACGGGTGAGCCAGTAAAGCAAAATAAATAAAATAAGCCCCGTAGGGCTTAATAAGTAAATGACGGTACAGTTAGCGAACCAAATTCGATGGGTCTTTAGACTTAGCGTCGGTAATAAGCCCTTATAGGGCTAGTACAAACCACCGGCTTAGCCGGTGGTTTTGATTGAAAATAAGCCTAAAAATAGCTGTGCCCACGTCATGCCCACGGAAATTTTCTCGCGTGGGCATGACTTTTATAAAAATGACGATAAATTGGATTATTCAGACGGTGATATTTGATGCATATATGAC
The sequence above is drawn from the Anaerostipes hadrus ATCC 29173 = JCM 17467 genome and encodes:
- a CDS encoding FUSC family protein, which codes for MTFYQELQLNQAGSKNLLKKSETLKEKLYHIWVYLVKVAVTMAFCFFFVSIFSILFGNENSIVGVVVLLCLMVFRNADLGIHTGQSMMLLALFFVIMTVCPHLANQFSPVLGMLLNIAALAVLILFGCHNPFMFNQSTLVLGYLLLYGYDVTGKSYQMRLVGMALGAALTCFVFYRNHKNRTYKRNLKDLIQEFDITSSRTKWQICQILCVPIVLCIAELCNMPRAMWAGIAAMSAILPFMEDMHYRVRKRIVGNIAGVICFTVLYFLLPSSIYAYIGILGGIGVGFSAQYGWQAVFNTFGALAIAAETYGLQGAVSLRVIQNVFGVVFALAFCVIFYWFMSKKKESEVTVHAE
- a CDS encoding CDP-alcohol phosphatidyltransferase family protein: MQSEVNQEENLNRIITVPNLLSFFRLCLIPVIIWSYCVKKNPLLAGEILLLSGLTDLADGYIARRFHRISNLGKILDPVADKLTQAATLICLFTRFPHVLLLIVIMAGKELYMVVSGCLVIRKTGKVHGADWHGKIVTFLLYGTAAVHIIWFHITPMVSDLLIGLCAIMMAISVALYIIQNTRTLKGETV
- a CDS encoding helix-turn-helix domain-containing protein; translation: MSKRKVSVENKIYAVNLYLDGKESQQRIAHMFDVSLASVQQWIRNYESMGANAFTLKGNKKYSKELKQQAVLDYLAGYGSQDDICKKYGIRSKGKLQSWIKKYNGHEELKSSGTGGSIIMTKGRKTTFEERVEIVQYCIAHDRNYAQTAEQYQVSYQQARNYIVKYEAGGVEALRDNRGKRRRPDEMSELEKLRAEVKILKAEKERAEMEASFLKKLEEIERRRG
- a CDS encoding IS3 family transposase, encoding MKEEHKEHNYPIAALCKLGNVSRAAYYKWLHREIPKSEQKNKFIADEIEKIHTDSPDKGYRRIRDDLERYHGIDVNDKRVLRICRKLNIKSTIKYSNNGCTRQAANPQYIAENILNREFTAKAPNEKWLTDVTEFHYYIGMEKHKVYLSAILDLYDRRIVSYVIRDKNNNALVFDTVDNALLRNPGAQPLFHSDRGFQYTNRTFHIKLVNAGITQSMSRVAKCIDNGPMEGFWGILKRERYYGKRFTDRDTLEKMIEDYIDYYNNKRLQRNLGILTPMEKHEIYLQAA
- the tnpA gene encoding IS200/IS605 family transposase; translated protein: MDINSLAHTKWNCKYHIVFAPKYRRKVAYGKMKQDIANILSMLCKRKSVEIVEAEICPDHVHMLVKIPPSLSVSSFVGYLKGKSTLMIFERHANLKYKYGNRHFWCRGYYVDTVGKNAKKIQEYIQNQLQNDLEYDQMTLKEYIAPFTGEPVKQNK